Proteins from one Novosphingobium pentaromativorans US6-1 genomic window:
- a CDS encoding ATP synthase subunit I yields the protein MMQLAPIALEALAGFAVGLLLGLIHFRSLLQVSGDYLQGRAMRAALLQLARMTVLAAALYVMARVGAGCLLGGAAGVLVGRRLVMRRVGKEETP from the coding sequence ATGATGCAGCTGGCCCCGATCGCTCTTGAGGCTCTGGCCGGTTTCGCAGTGGGATTGCTGCTCGGCCTGATCCATTTCCGCTCGCTGCTGCAGGTCAGCGGCGATTACCTGCAAGGCAGGGCCATGCGCGCCGCCCTGCTCCAGCTTGCCCGGATGACCGTGCTGGCCGCCGCGCTCTACGTCATGGCGCGGGTCGGCGCGGGCTGCCTGCTGGGCGGCGCGGCCGGAGTTCTCGTCGGACGCAGGTTGGTCATGCGAAGGGTTGGCAAGGAGGAAACGCCGTGA
- a CDS encoding F0F1 ATP synthase subunit A, translated as MNASPLAIEPVFHIGPVPITQPVIATWAIMAVMTLGSILLTRRLALRPGKVQAAAELVTGAIDHQVREVMQSDPAPYRALIGTIALFILIANWSGLLPGVEPATAHLETDAALALIVLAATLFHGVRVNGPGGYLRTFAQPSWIMIPLNIIEQLTRTFSLIIRLFGNVMSGVFVIGIILSLAGLFAPIPLMALDLLTGAVQAYIFAILAAVFIGAAISEGTPSRNPTTSQGDVHDD; from the coding sequence GTGAACGCCTCTCCGCTTGCCATCGAGCCGGTCTTCCACATCGGGCCCGTGCCGATCACCCAGCCGGTCATCGCGACCTGGGCGATCATGGCGGTCATGACGCTCGGCTCGATCCTGCTGACCCGCCGCCTTGCACTGCGCCCCGGAAAGGTACAGGCGGCCGCAGAACTGGTAACCGGTGCCATCGACCATCAGGTTCGCGAAGTCATGCAGTCCGATCCGGCGCCCTACCGCGCCCTGATCGGCACGATCGCACTGTTCATCCTGATTGCCAACTGGTCCGGCCTGCTCCCCGGCGTCGAACCGGCGACAGCCCATCTGGAGACCGACGCCGCGCTGGCACTGATCGTGCTGGCCGCCACGCTCTTTCACGGCGTGCGGGTCAACGGCCCAGGCGGCTATCTCAGGACGTTCGCGCAGCCCAGCTGGATCATGATACCGCTCAACATCATAGAGCAACTGACGCGCACGTTTTCCCTGATCATCCGCCTTTTCGGCAATGTCATGAGCGGGGTCTTCGTGATCGGCATCATCCTTTCGCTTGCCGGCCTCTTCGCGCCTATCCCGCTCATGGCGCTCGATCTGCTGACGGGCGCCGTGCAGGCCTACATCTTCGCCATTCTCGCCGCAGTCTTCATCGGCGCCGCGATCAGCGAGGGCACCCCATCCAGAAATCCAACGACCAGCCAGGGAGATGTGCATGACGATTGA
- a CDS encoding F0F1 ATP synthase subunit C yields MCMTIEEISILSATIAVSFGAIGPGLGEGRAVAAAMDAIARQPDAAGTISRTLFVGLAMIETMAIYCLVVALLVLFANPFVK; encoded by the coding sequence ATGTGCATGACGATTGAGGAAATCAGCATCCTTTCAGCCACCATCGCCGTATCGTTCGGAGCGATTGGCCCGGGGCTTGGCGAGGGCCGCGCGGTCGCAGCGGCCATGGATGCCATAGCGCGCCAGCCCGATGCAGCGGGCACCATTTCCCGCACGCTTTTCGTCGGCCTCGCCATGATCGAGACGATGGCGATCTATTGTCTCGTGGTCGCCTTGCTCGTGCTCTTCGCCAATCCCTTCGTGAAGTGA